ctggacttaAACAAGCCTGGACAGAAAGGTACGCTGTGTGCATACACCTTTAGAATTAAACCAAGCTTTCTGACAAAACAATATCACCAGATCTCTAATTAGACCTCTCACTGATATAGTATAGTGTAATAGTTACATTTGGTCTGCCAAGCAAAAAAGTTAGCTGTCTTTCTGAATGGGATTTGATGTTTAGAAACTTTACTTTATGCATGGCCAGCTCAATTTTGTTGACTCATGCATCTACAAGCTTTTTTCTACTTCTTGTAATTAGCCTACTCATTTTAGTCTATCCTTTGTACAGTCCTAACCAATGCTATTTTCTTCCACAGCATTTTACTATAGCACTGGACTGAACTGCTGCAGTAGCATTAACGCTTGTTGAGTCACCAGCGTCTCCAGGACCCGACAGTACTCTCAAAATGATAGCCATCATAGAGCAGTGGGAGGTGGGGGCGTCTGACTGTCATACAGACCACACTGTGAAGTATCTGTTCCTGACACTTGCCAAGTTGGGAATGGACATGATGGTCTTTTACTTATGCTGCCGGAAGCTGTCTACTTCCTTTTTAAACACATGCAGCGTGTCCATCATTTTGGCTGACGCACTGTTGCCGTTTTCTATAACATGTGTGTGGTTTCTTGGGGTTGAGAGGTCTCCTGTGTCACTTTGCTTCATCTTGGCTAATGTCTCGGCGATGTATGCAGCACTGCCTCTGCCCATGATGATCCTGGGTTTAATGGACTACTACTTAAAAGACACCTACCTCTGCAACCAGAGCACTGTCTGCAAATACCTTACAAACGCAGTCTTGACACTGCTGGGGTGGATGCTTGCTGGTATTTATGCCTTTGGTTCTGTTGAAACTGAGCTAAGGGGACTGGAATATATGACGCAGATAATGGCTCTAGGGTGTAAAGTATCGGAGTCAAAAGTGATTTTCTACTTTATTTGGGTGCTTTTAACAGTGTTCATTTGTACTATGCTGCCTTTTTGTCCAAGTATTCCCCAGTGGCTAAAGGAGGCTAACAGGTTATCTGTAGTGGGGGGAGAACTAGAGAACCAGTGGAGGGACATGTCAATCATCTCAGCCAactgcacagagacaaaaagctGTAATGAAAAGGATCTGGAGGGGCTCATACACCCGCGACCACCTCTGTGGTTCAGTATAATGCTGGCCTTTAGTGCCTTTTGGATGCCCTACTTTGCCGCGTCTGTGATCtgtgaaatattcagctttGGAGAACCT
The sequence above is drawn from the Larimichthys crocea isolate SSNF chromosome XV, L_crocea_2.0, whole genome shotgun sequence genome and encodes:
- the LOC109137948 gene encoding probable G-protein coupled receptor 160 is translated as MIAIIEQWEVGASDCHTDHTVKYLFLTLAKLGMDMMVFYLCCRKLSTSFLNTCSVSIILADALLPFSITCVWFLGVERSPVSLCFILANVSAMYAALPLPMMILGLMDYYLKDTYLCNQSTVCKYLTNAVLTLLGWMLAGIYAFGSVETELRGLEYMTQIMALGCKVSESKVIFYFIWVLLTVFICTMLPFCPSIPQWLKEANRLSVVGGELENQWRDMSIISANCTETKSCNEKDLEGLIHPRPPLWFSIMLAFSAFWMPYFAASVICEIFSFGEPAYITVNLLWVECTNSLLMGVVFWTKSSTHEPYNHLPENVCSWHVFWYLSQGPQQWQLPKTVLNPPEEKRTPVFYV